The following coding sequences lie in one Apium graveolens cultivar Ventura chromosome 3, ASM990537v1, whole genome shotgun sequence genomic window:
- the LOC141714222 gene encoding uncharacterized protein LOC141714222 has translation MRTINQQDCIKFMDLIIMRFGIPVILVSDNGPQFVGSDFEAYLKELRIKHKRASVAHPQGNGHVEVTNKTILRGLEKRLEESKKTWPDELPKVLWSYRTTPRTGTNETPFKLAYGTEARIPVETGSPSPKVVNFDEISNIEGLKTNLELLDEVRDKAVKRMESYKEKTKLYFAKKAKIREYKAEDLVLRHTEASDPTNQGKLQPNWEGPYMVKEVLRRGTYKLSYLGGTEVPNTWHGARLRKFYQ, from the coding sequence ATGAGGACAATCAATCAACAAGATTGTATCAAGTTTATGGATTTAATCAtcatgaggttcgggatcccggTAATTCTTGTCTCCGACAATGGTCCACAGTTCGTCGGGTCCGACTTCGAAGCATATTTGAAAGAGCTCAGAATCAAGCACAAAAGGGCATCGGTTGCACATCCTCAGGGAAATGGACATGTCGAAGTAACTAACAAAACCATACTCCGGGGCCTGGAAAAAAGACTAGAAGAGTCCAAGAAAACTTGGCCTGATGAGCTTCCGAAAGTCTTGTGGTCCTACAGAACCACCCCCAGGACGGGAACCAATGAAACCCCCTTCAAGCTTGCATACGGCACCGAAGCTCGCATACCAGTCGAAACCGGATCCCCCTCCCCCAAGGTCGTCAACTTCGACGAGATCTCAAACATCGAAGGACTCAAGACCAACCTGGAGCTCCTAGACGAAGTAAGAGACAAAGCAGTAAAAAGGATGGAAAGCTACAAAGAAAAGACAAAGCTCTACTTCGCGAAAAAGGCAAAAATCAGAGAGTATAAAGCGGAAGACTTGGTACTCCGGCACACCGAAGCCTCGGACCCTACCAATCAGGGAAAACTGCAACCCAACTGGGAAGGCCCCTATATGGTTAAGGAAGTGCTCCGCcgaggaacctacaagctaagCTATCTCGGTGGAACCGAAGTCCCAAACACTTGGCACGGAGCCCgcctaaggaaattctaccagtaA
- the LOC141712290 gene encoding serine/threonine-protein kinase BIK1-like — MDLVLQYHPEKFTQDQLKLATNEFSSENLIAITQFGKLYRGKIKHDDKSGEEKDVTLKIWEQQKCSLQDLRSKLKTEVLFLKHHNHPNLVKLVGCFESDELLATIYDISPLDTLHNLLNKDEINWQQTVNIALQFARLLEELHRSDYLVRNISAAHIMIDKDCNPILFDLSMLTGGFFGDVPNGSIWGSPGYIDPRLISAGKLLGARSPWSVKCDVYSYGALLLSIIGKKAFNPENKKETKADCWAKKEFKPDCSLVHKKLQDDPLYDARSGIDITALAMCCLEYYPQSRPVMMQIVKFLEKRQIKIGDA; from the exons ATGGACTTAGTTTTACAATATCATCCAGAAAAATTCACACAAGATCAGCTGAAATTAGCAACTAATGAATTTAGCTCTGAAAATCTAATTGCAATTACCCAGTTCGGAAAGTTGTACCGGGGAAAAATTAAACATGATGACAAGTCGGGAGAAGAAAAGGACGTGACTTTGAAAATTTGGGAACAACAGAAATGCTCTTTGCAAGATCTCCGGTCAAAATTAAAA ACGGAGGTTTTGTTCTTAAAGCATCACAATCATCCAAATTTAGTGAAGTTGGTTGGATGTTTCGAGTCTGATGAGTTATTAGCAACTATATACGATATCAGTCCACTAGATACCCTGCACAATTTATTAAATAAAG ATGAGATCAACTGGCAGCAGACTGTCAACATTGCACTTCAATTTGCGCGTCTTCTTGAGGAATTGCACCGCAGTGATTACTTGGTGCGGAATATATCTGCAGCTCACATAATGATTGATAAG GATTGCAACCCTATACTATTTGATCTTTCAATGTTAACTGGTGGTTTTTTCGGAGATGTGCCAAATGGGTCCATATGGGGATCGCCTGGTTATATTGATCCACGTCTGATCTCTGCAGGAAAATTGCTAG GTGCAAGGAGTCCATGGTCCGTCAAATGTGATGTCTATTCTTATGGAGCGTTGCTTTTAAGTATAATAGGGAAAAAAGCTTTTAATCCAGAAAATAAAAAAGAGACAAAAGCAGATTGTTGGGCCAAGAAAGAGTTCAAGCCTGATTGTTCTTTGGTTCACAAGAAGCTTCAGGATGATCCACTCTATGATGCTCGCAGTGGAATTGATATCACGGCCCTGGCTATGTGTTGTTTGGAATATTATCCACAGAGTCGTCCCGTAATGATGCAAATAGTTAAGTTTCTAGAGAAACGTCAAATTAAAATTGGGGATGCTTGA